The Puniceicoccus vermicola genome contains the following window.
AAGTCCGGGCGTCGGTCGAGTCGGCGATCGAGTTCTACGAAGGGCAGGGGTGCACCGTGGAAGAGGTTTCCCTCCCGCACTCCTCCTACGCCGTTCCGGTCTACTACATCCTCGCCACCGCCGAGGCATCTTCGAACCTCGCCCGCTATGATGGCATTCGCTACGGTCACCGTTCCGAAGAGGCGAAAGACGGGATCGAGCTTTACTACAAGTCTCGCGGAGAAGGTTTTGGAGAGGAAGTGAAACGCCGAATTATGCTCGGCACCTACGTGCTTTCCAGTGGGTATTACGATGCCTACTACCTCCGCGCACAGAAGGTCCGGTCCTTGATCCGGAAGGATTTCGACGATGCCTTTGCCAAAGTGGATTGTCTCATCGGCCCGGCAACTCCGACCGTGGCATTCCGAGCTGGGGACAAAGTCGACGATCCGCTCTCCATGTATTTGAGCGATGTCTACACCATTTCGGCCAATCTTGCCGGCCTGCCCGCGATGTCAGTCCCTTGCGGACTTTCTTCCGAGGGATGCCCGATCGGGATGCAGATCATTTCTCCGGTTCTCCAAGAGGCGGAAATGCTCGCCGTGGCCAAGAAATTTGAAGATGCCCATGAGTTCTCCGGGATTGTCGCCCCGGACTCAGCAAAGGGAGGCGCCTCATCATGAAGTACGAAGCAGTCATCGGTCTCGAGGTTCACGTTCAGCTCAAGACCGCCTCGAAAATGTTTACCTCCGTGCCTTATCGGTTCGGCGAAGAGCCAAACAGCCTCATCGACCCCGTCGTCATGGCGCTTCCAGGCAGTCTGCCGGTTATTAACCGGGAAGCGGTCGCCAAATCGGTGCAGGTCGGGATATTGCTCGGATGCGACATCGCCAAGACCTGTAAGTGGGACCGGAAGAACTACTTCTATCCGGACTCTCCCAAAAACTATCAGATCTCCCAGTACGACCAGCCGCTCTGCCTGAACGGTTCCGTCGAGATCGAGGTTGCCGGACCCTCGCGTTCCGAGGAAGGGCCGCACCGGAATGTGCAGTTGACCCGGATCCATCTCGAAGAGGATGTTGGGAAGCTTACGCACTTCGACCGCGACAGCCTCGTGGATTACAATCGCGCCGGGACGCCGCTCATCGAGATCGTCACCGAGCCGGATATTTATTCCGCCGACGAAGCCTTTGCCTTCCTCACCGCACTACGCCGGATCCTCGTTTATGCGGGGATTTCCGACTGTGACATGGAGAAGGGACAGCTGCGCTGCGACGCCAACATCAGTATTCGTCCAGTCGGTAGCGAAACCTTGGGGACTAAAGTCGAACTGAAGAATCTCAATAGCATCAGTGGCGTCCGCAATGGCGTCGCTTACGAGATCGCTCGCCAGAAACAGGTCCTCTCCGAGGGCGGATCACTGGTGCAGGAAACCCGCC
Protein-coding sequences here:
- the gatB gene encoding Asp-tRNA(Asn)/Glu-tRNA(Gln) amidotransferase subunit GatB; its protein translation is MKYEAVIGLEVHVQLKTASKMFTSVPYRFGEEPNSLIDPVVMALPGSLPVINREAVAKSVQVGILLGCDIAKTCKWDRKNYFYPDSPKNYQISQYDQPLCLNGSVEIEVAGPSRSEEGPHRNVQLTRIHLEEDVGKLTHFDRDSLVDYNRAGTPLIEIVTEPDIYSADEAFAFLTALRRILVYAGISDCDMEKGQLRCDANISIRPVGSETLGTKVELKNLNSISGVRNGVAYEIARQKQVLSEGGSLVQETRRWDADRNMTTSMRTKEEAHDYRYFPDPDLMPVSVSEEWKAELAKDLPEVPFDRQRRYQEDFGLPYSSASVLISDRMLADFFESAVTTGGSPALLANFVVNDLSRELSAGEEGVDLSNCKVEPAGLSELVKLVEENVISNQIAREVLNEMLANGGSPRQIVKDKGLEQSSDEGELETLCREAIAANEKAVNQYKEGNAKAINAVKGYVMKATKGKANPKVVNDLIEKLVNE